The DNA sequence TGTATTTTATAACGGCAATTAAATTGTATAATCACGCGACTACGCTCGAACGTAGCCGTCCTCGACCCCCTCCGCGAGTCCCAACAGCACCGCCCAATCGAGCACGTTGTCGACGCGCTCGCGCCTCGCCGCCTCGACTCCCGAATCCCCGTCCCGTCCCCGCGATGGAACCTCCTCCCTGAAGCGCTCGAAAACGGCGTCCGCTTCGAGAGGACCCTCGTCGGAAAGCACGTCCAGCACGCTCGAAGCCCGGTACACGCGGGTTTGGAACGCCTCGGCCAGTTCGTCCCGTTCCGGTTCGCGGCGACGACGAACGAACGTCCCATCTTCTGTCTCCTCGGCCAGTTCCAGCGCCCGCAAGAACGTGAGCCACGTTCCTGCACTGTCCCGGTTTTCGACCCCTCCCCGTCGCATCACCCGGGCACAGCAGTCGTCCGTCACGTCGGGCACCAGCGGGAGGGCACGCTGGACGTCCCGAACGAAGTCGAGGTTCTCGGGCGCTTCGGGGACGGGCTTGAACTTCACAGGTCGAAGCTACGTTTCAGGAGGTCCTCGTTCGTCTCCCCGAGGACGTGCGTCGGCCCGTCCACGACGTCCACCGTCACCTGCGCCGGGGCGAAGACGCTCTCCGGAATCTCCTCGAAGTCCCAGTCGGCGTCGTCGAAGAACGCCTCGAACGGCGTGCCGTACTCGTCGCCCGCGGTCGACGGCAGTTCGTCGAACCGGTCGAACTCCTCCTCCACGGTGAGGTGGACTTTCCCGCCGTAGGCCAGCGCGTCGTTCGTCCGTCCGATGGCCGTCGCCTCGTCGTGGCTGACCGGAGCGACCGGGGCGGAACCCATCGCGGAGCGAATCGCCAGCGGATCGTATCCGAGTTCCGTCAGGCGGAAGACGGCGAGTTCGGCGGCCCGCGACGCCACCGAGACGCTTCCGGTCATGCTCCCGGTTGCGAACGTCGGGAGGTAGACGGAATTGGCGTCCACCTCGGCGAGGTCGGCGACGTGTTCCGCGACTTCCTCGGTCGGCGGTGTGTCGGATTCGACGGCGAGGACGGCGAAGTCGAACGCGTCGGTGTAGCCGACGCGGCGGTACTCGTCCTCCTCCGCGACCAATGCGCGTGCGGGGCCGCTCCCGAGTCCTTCGAACCCGTCCACGGCGAGTTCCCACCCGGCCTTCTGCGAGCAGAGCAAGGCGATTGCGGGATGGTCCGTCGAGAGTTCGACGGTGGGAATCGGCGCACCAGCCACGTCGCCCATCCGGTTCTGTATCGTCGCCAATCCGGCCGTCTGGAGTTCGGCGAGCAGGAGTCCGGCCTCCATTCCACCGGCGGTTTCGACCCCGAAGTCGAGCACGGTGGCCTCGTTGTCCAGTTCGTACGCGGCGACGTTCAGTTCGTCCGCGAAGTCGATGGCCTCGTCCACGAGTTCGAGCGCCATCCGATTGAGACTCTCCATACCTCCGGGTTGGTGGTCATCCGGTAAACAATTCCGGATTCGGACGTTGCGGAGACGTGTCGGCGTGTCGAGTTCGACCATCCCGACGACTCATGTGCGTCGCTAGCGTACATCGTCCGCATGTCCGAAACAGGCATCGACGAGACGCTCGCGGAGGAGATCGCAGTGACCTGTCGGACGGGGGTGGGGGACACGCTGCGGAGCGTGATTCACTTCACACCGAACTCGTCCGAACTGCTGTATCTTCGGAGCGACCTGTACGGCGGGGACCGTGAGATGGCCATGGAGCGCAAATCCGTTCTGGTGGGGAACGAGCGGCTCGGGTTCAGCACGCACGAGACGTACCAACGGCTCGAAGAGGAGGGATTCGCACCGGACATCGGCGAGTACGAGCTAACGATCCGCGCGTTCTCGGACGGATTCGTCAGTCGCGTCATCGTGGGAGACCACGGCATCCTGCTGACGAGCGACAACCTCCCGATCGCGGATTTCGAGGACGTGGCGGTGTCGCTCCGCACGGAACTCGCCGAACGCGTCGAAGAGAGTGATGGAACCGACTGAAATGACCACAGATTTGCATACTTCCCCGGTGGCCAACGGCAACCTTTACACCGCTGTGCCCATATCGTGGCGGTATGAGTGACACCGTACTGCTGGTGGGTGGTGGCGGCCGAGAACACGCGATCGCCCGAGCGCTGGCCGAGAGCGACGCGAGCCTCTACGCCTGTGCGGGCAACCGGAACCCGGGAATCGCCCGGTTGGCCGACGGGTTCGAGACGCTGGACACGACGAACACGACGGCGGTCGTCTCCTACGCGGAGGAAGTCGACGCGACGCTCGCAGTGGTCGGACCCGAGGGACCGCTAGCGGCCGGTGTTTCGGACGCGCTGGATGACGCCGGAATCTACGCCTTCGGCCCGCACGCCGACGAGGCGCGAATCGAGACGGACAAGCGTTCCAGCGGCGGTTCATGGAGGAGCGCGATATTCCGGGCTGTCCGGATTTCGAGACCTTCGACGACATGGAGGCGGCCTGCGAGTTCATCGACGAGTACGACGGGGACCTCGCGGTGAAACCCGCCGGACTGACGGGCGGCAAGGGTGTGAAAGTCATCGGCGACCAGGTGACCGAGGAGGAAGCGAAGGAGTATCTGCGGGACAGCGACTACGAGCGCGTGGTGCTCGAAGAGCGACTCGTCGG is a window from the Haladaptatus sp. R4 genome containing:
- the mch gene encoding methenyltetrahydromethanopterin cyclohydrolase; its protein translation is MESLNRMALELVDEAIDFADELNVAAYELDNEATVLDFGVETAGGMEAGLLLAELQTAGLATIQNRMGDVAGAPIPTVELSTDHPAIALLCSQKAGWELAVDGFEGLGSGPARALVAEEDEYRRVGYTDAFDFAVLAVESDTPPTEEVAEHVADLAEVDANSVYLPTFATGSMTGSVSVASRAAELAVFRLTELGYDPLAIRSAMGSAPVAPVSHDEATAIGRTNDALAYGGKVHLTVEEEFDRFDELPSTAGDEYGTPFEAFFDDADWDFEEIPESVFAPAQVTVDVVDGPTHVLGETNEDLLKRSFDL